A window from Zingiber officinale cultivar Zhangliang chromosome 7A, Zo_v1.1, whole genome shotgun sequence encodes these proteins:
- the LOC122000386 gene encoding putative UDP-rhamnose:rhamnosyltransferase 1 yields MADHGNGASLHIAVFPWLAFGHMLPFLRLSKSLAKRRHRVSFLSTPRNIARLPKLPPDVAPFIDFVPLPLPPVDNLPLEAESTNDLLPDQVQYLKKALDGLQSPFACFLQSTKPDWVILDFCQHWAPAIAAEVNVPCAHFSILRASSLFFFCDKIAGSTSSQTPEELTKPPESVPFPTTLAFRLHEAKGVIWLHRDNASGISDMQRLISVLKACSLFAFRSCFEHESSWLSLFATRFCTGDVVPVGLLPTSADELASHAEAGPSSSTILRWLSEQLPRSVVYVAIGSEATLSAEQERELASGLELSAVPFLWAVRKPSGSETGGGGGVRLHRHGMVIEGWVPQLEILRHNSVGAFLTHCGYSSVIEGLQFGLPLVMLPSIIDTGLIARWCTEMKVGEEVARNEADGWFTGEDVAVAIRKVMVEEEGKEFRSNAEKLGEVFADTKLHESYVDTFIQRLRSKGD; encoded by the coding sequence ATGGCGGATCACGGAAATGGAGCTTCTCTTCACATCGCCGTCTTCCCCTGGCTCGCCTTTGGCCACATGCTCCCCTTTCTCCGCCTCTCCAAGTCGCTGGCCAAGCGCCGCCACCGCGTCTCCTTCCTTTCCACCCCGAGAAACATCGCCCGCCTCCCCAAACTCCCTCCCGATGTCGCACCGTTCATTGACTTCGTACCTTTACCTTTGCCGCCTGTCGACAACCTCCCGCTCGAAGCCGAGTCCACCAATGACCTCCTTCCGGACCAAGTTCAGTACTTGAAGAAGGCGCTCGATGGACTGCAGAGTCCCTTCGCGTGCTTCCTCCAGTCGACAAAGCCAGACTGGGTGATCCTCGACTTCTGCCAGCATTGGGCGCCGGCCATCGCCGCTGAGGTCAACGTTCCCTGTGCGCATTTCAGTATTCTTCGCGCCTCGAGCCTGTTCTTTTTCTGCGACAAGATCGCCGGGTCGACATCGTCGCAGACTCCCGAGGAGCTCACCAAGCCGCCGGAAAGCGTCCCGTTTCCGACCACCCTCGCCTTCCGTCTCCACGAGGCGAAGGGCGTGATCTGGCTGCACCGAGACAACGCCTCCGGCATCAGCGACATGCAACGCTTAATCTCTGTCCTGAAAGCGTGCAGCTTATTCGCCTTCCGGAGCTGCTTCGAGCATGAATCCTCTTGGCTATCGCTCTTCGCGACGCGATTTTGTACAGGCGACGTCGTGCCGGTCGGCCTGCTGCCCACGTCGGCCGACGAACTAGCATCGCATGCCGAAGCAGGGCCATCATCGTCGACCATCCTCCGGTGGCTGAGCGAGCAACTGCCGAGGAGCGTCGTCTACGTCGCGATAGGGAGCGAGGCGACACTGAGCGCAGAGCAGGAGCGCGAGCTGGCCTCAGGGCTGGAGCTCTCGGCGGTGCCGTTTCTTTGGGCAGTAAGAAAGCCATCCGGCTCGGAAACGGGCGGAGGCGGCGGCGTTCGGCTCCACCGCCACGGGATGGTGATCGAAGGTTGGGTTCCGCAGCTGGAGATCCTCCGGCACAATTCTGTGGGGGCCTTCCTGACGCACTGCGGATATAGCTCGGTGATCGAGGGCCTCCAGTTCGGGCTCCCGCTGGTGATGCTGCCGTCGATCATCGACACCGGATTGATCGCTCGGTGGTGTACGGAAATGAAGGTGGGAGAGGAGGTGGCGAGGAACGAGGCTGATGGGTGGTTCACCGGAGAAGACGTGGCGGTGGCTATAAGGAAGGTGATGGTGGAAGAGGAAGGTAAGGAGTTCAGAAGCAACGCAGAGAAGCTAGGGGAAGTCTTCGCCGACACGAAGCTCCATGAGTCCTACGTGGACACCTTCATCCAACGACTGAGATCAAAAGGAGACTAA